In the genome of Candidatus Thermoplasmatota archaeon, the window ATATAACAAAAGGATATTAAAAATAGGAGAAAATGGAGAGGGAATTACTCCCGATGGCGGATTTTTGCATTACGGCATTGTAAGAAATAAATACATTATCATTCACGGGTCTATACCAGGGCCTACAAAGAGGTTGATACGGATAAGGGATGCAATCAGATATACAAAGGGAGTGAAGATTGAAAAGCCGGAGATAACCTACATCTCTACGATGAGTAAGCAGGGGGTATAATGAAAGCGAAGGTTTATGGAATGGATGGAAAAGTCGTGGATGAAATCTCTCTCCCATCGGATTTTAGTGAGGGGTTTCGCCCGGATATCATACGAAAGGCCGTAAACGTAATGAGAGCCAACAGGCGTCAGCCATATGGCGTGGAGGAAACAGCGGGTAAGAAACACCCTATGGAGCCGTGGAGTCCTGGGAGGGGGGTGTCCAGAGTTCCGAGATTAACACAGGGAAGGCGGGCTGTCTTCATGCCCGGTACTGTTGGTGGAAGAGTTGCACATCCTCCCAAGCCGGAGAAAAATTGGGGCAAAAAGATAAACAAGAAAGAAATGGCCTTGGCAAGAAAATCTGCTCTTTCTACTTTAGCAATTGAAGAGATCGTCAAAAAGAGAGGACATGTATTTGAGGAAGGGCTTTCGTTGCCGGTTGTTGTGGAGAATGATTTTGAAAAACTTGACAAGACGAAGAATGTCATAGATACAATGAAAAAGATAGGGGTATACACCGATGTTGAAAGGGCTAAAAAAGGTAGACATATAAGGGCAGGAAAGGGAAAATTAAGGGGAAGAAAATACAAAATCCCAAAATCATTGCTCATCGTCGTAAAGGATAAGGAAAAAATTAAAAAGGCAGCTGGCAATTTGATTGGAGTGGACATCATCACGCCTGAAGAAATAAATGTCGAACATCTCGCCCCTGGGGGAGACGCCGGCCGTCTTACAGTATTTACTGTCGATGCCATAAAGTCGATGGAGGAAAAAGCATGAATCCATATGATATAATATTCCATCCGTATGTCACAGAAAAATCCATGATGCTGATGGAGAATGACAATGCTTTGCAATTTGTGGTAAACATGAAATCAAACAAAAAGGAAATAAAAGAAGCGGCGGAAAAAATGTTTGATGTTAAAGCGGAAAAAGTCTCTACAAGAATAGGAAAGAATGGAAAGATAGCCGTCGTGAAACTTGCGCCCGAATACGTGGCAGAGGATATTGGAATGAGGATAGGTATATTCTAGGTGATAAAATGGGAAAGAGATTGATACATCAGAGGAGAGGTTTTGCAAATACGCCATATCTCAGTCCGTCGTTCAAACACAAGGGACCTGTTTCTTATCCTTCTATGATTGAAGGCAAAGGAGTAGTCAGCAATATAATACACAATCCGGGTACGTCATCTCCTCTCTCGATAGTTGAGATGGAGGACGGAAAAAAAATTAAAATGCTTGCCACGGAAGGAGCGATGGTAGGAGAAAAAATTCATTTCACAAACGAAAGCATTATAAAGCCGGGAAATGTCATCCCACTCGGTTCAATCCCTGAGGGAACACCAATATATAATATCGAAAATAGACCTGGCGATGGGGGGAAATTCGCTCGCTCAGGAGGAAATTACGCCACCATCATATCTCATGGAAACATGGTCATAGTCAAGCTTCCGTCTGGCACCCAGAAAAAGTTTGATGGCAGATGCAGGGCAACCATAGGCGTTGCGGCGGGTGGCGGCAGGGGTGAAAAACCTTTCATGAAGGCAGGGAAAAGGTACCATGCAGTTAAGCCGAAAGCAAGAATTTATCCCACGGTCAGGGGTGTTGCCATGAACGCTGTGGATCATCCTCACGGCGGCGGTGCTCATCAGCATGTTGGAAAGCCATCAACGGTTAGTAGAAGAGTCCCACCTGGAAGAAAAGTTGGAAACATATCGGCGAGGAGAACTGGTAAGAGGTAAAAAAATGGTAAGAAGGTCAATTAGAAAAAAGAAACTTGAAATCGGGGCAAAAAAAGAATTCACCTATCGCGGCTTGACCGTAGATGAAATGAAAAATATGTCTATCGATGAATTTTTGTCATATCTTCCTTCGAGGGAAAGAAGAAGTTTAAACAGGGGCCTGACCAAGGGGCAGGACAAGTTACTACGGAATATCAAAAATGCCGATGAAGGAAAAGTGATAAAGACACATCTTAGAAGCATGGTGATACTGCCCGATTTCTTTGATCATCATATCGCAGTTCATAACGGGAAGGAGTTTGTTACATTGAACATTAAACCCGAGATGGTCGGGCATTATCTCGGCGAGTTTGCAT includes:
- a CDS encoding 30S ribosomal protein S19 — protein: MVRRSIRKKKLEIGAKKEFTYRGLTVDEMKNMSIDEFLSYLPSRERRSLNRGLTKGQDKLLRNIKNADEGKVIKTHLRSMVILPDFFDHHIAVHNGKEFVTLNIKPEMVGHYLGEFALTRKEVKHAGPGVGATRSSKYMPLK
- a CDS encoding 50S ribosomal protein L2 encodes the protein MGKRLIHQRRGFANTPYLSPSFKHKGPVSYPSMIEGKGVVSNIIHNPGTSSPLSIVEMEDGKKIKMLATEGAMVGEKIHFTNESIIKPGNVIPLGSIPEGTPIYNIENRPGDGGKFARSGGNYATIISHGNMVIVKLPSGTQKKFDGRCRATIGVAAGGGRGEKPFMKAGKRYHAVKPKARIYPTVRGVAMNAVDHPHGGGAHQHVGKPSTVSRRVPPGRKVGNISARRTGKR
- the rpl4p gene encoding 50S ribosomal protein L4 codes for the protein MKAKVYGMDGKVVDEISLPSDFSEGFRPDIIRKAVNVMRANRRQPYGVEETAGKKHPMEPWSPGRGVSRVPRLTQGRRAVFMPGTVGGRVAHPPKPEKNWGKKINKKEMALARKSALSTLAIEEIVKKRGHVFEEGLSLPVVVENDFEKLDKTKNVIDTMKKIGVYTDVERAKKGRHIRAGKGKLRGRKYKIPKSLLIVVKDKEKIKKAAGNLIGVDIITPEEINVEHLAPGGDAGRLTVFTVDAIKSMEEKA
- a CDS encoding 50S ribosomal protein L23, with the translated sequence MNPYDIIFHPYVTEKSMMLMENDNALQFVVNMKSNKKEIKEAAEKMFDVKAEKVSTRIGKNGKIAVVKLAPEYVAEDIGMRIGIF